In Vagococcus hydrophili, one DNA window encodes the following:
- a CDS encoding MmcQ/YjbR family DNA-binding protein: MITERMKRFEEFGNQLPHGKVYYREDWDCIYFDLLGKQFGMMSKNADEDSLITLKGEPEVNEVLRETYEDVVPGYYANKKHWNSIYLKSTEISDEEIKRMIQTSYELVWKKLPAKVRKELSEQ, encoded by the coding sequence ATGATAACAGAACGAATGAAAAGATTTGAAGAGTTTGGTAATCAATTGCCTCACGGGAAGGTGTATTACCGTGAAGATTGGGACTGTATTTATTTTGATTTACTAGGTAAACAATTTGGGATGATGTCAAAAAATGCTGATGAAGACTCGTTGATTACGTTAAAAGGTGAGCCAGAGGTTAATGAAGTTTTGAGAGAAACTTATGAGGACGTTGTTCCTGGCTATTACGCGAATAAAAAGCATTGGAATTCTATTTATTTGAAATCCACAGAAATCAGTGATGAAGAGATTAAAAGAATGATTCAGACTTCGTATGAGTTAGTATGGAAGAAATTACCGGCTAAGGTGAGGAAAGAATTGTCTGAGCAGTAA
- the thrS gene encoding threonine--tRNA ligase produces the protein MIKITFPDGAVKEFEAKSTTYDIAKTISNSLAKKALAGKLNGELIDLNREIEEDGSLEIVSPGHDDALQILRHSTAHLMANAVRRLYPNIHFGVGPAIDNGFYYDTDNEGQAVSEEDLVKIEEEMMKIVKENNPILRKEVSKEEALEIFKGDPYKEELINDLPADETITVYDQGDFVDLCRGVHVPSTGRIQVFKLLSVAGAYWRGNSDNKMMQRVYGTAFFDKKELKEYLKMREEAKERDHRKLGKELDLFMVNPDVGSGLPFWLPKGATIRRVVERYIVDKEISLGYQHVYTPIMADVEMYKRSGHWDHYHEDMFPPMDMGDGEMLVLRPMNCPHHMMVYKNDIHSYRELPIRIAELGMMHRYEKSGALSGLARVREMTLNDGHTFVRPDQIKDEFMRTLDLMVKVYEDFNIDNYRLRLSLRDPKNTEKYFDDDEMWEKAETTLRAALVEAGVEFFEAEGEAAFYGPKMDVQIKTALGTEETLSTIQLDFLLPERFDLTYVGEDGENNHRPVVIHRGIVSTMERFVAHLTEVHKGAFPTWLAPVQGTIIPVNLDLHSDYAFEIKEKLDMHGLRFEVDTRNEKMGYKIRESQTQKVPYQIVVGDKELENGGVNIRRYGSKETSEMNVDMFVESVVADVKNYSRK, from the coding sequence ATGATTAAAATTACATTCCCAGATGGCGCAGTGAAAGAATTTGAGGCGAAGTCGACAACATATGATATTGCAAAAACAATTAGTAATAGTTTGGCTAAAAAAGCATTAGCAGGAAAATTAAATGGTGAGTTAATCGATTTAAACCGTGAGATTGAAGAGGACGGTTCTTTAGAAATCGTGTCACCAGGACATGATGATGCGCTTCAAATCCTACGTCACTCAACAGCCCATTTAATGGCAAATGCTGTGAGACGTTTATACCCAAATATTCATTTTGGTGTAGGTCCAGCAATCGACAACGGCTTCTATTACGACACTGACAATGAAGGTCAAGCGGTCTCAGAAGAAGATTTAGTTAAGATTGAAGAAGAAATGATGAAGATTGTTAAAGAAAATAACCCAATCCTTAGAAAAGAAGTCTCAAAAGAAGAAGCTTTAGAAATTTTTAAAGGGGATCCTTACAAAGAAGAGTTAATCAACGACCTTCCAGCAGACGAAACAATCACTGTTTATGACCAAGGTGATTTTGTTGATTTATGTCGCGGGGTTCATGTTCCTTCAACAGGACGCATTCAAGTTTTCAAGTTATTATCAGTAGCTGGTGCTTATTGGAGAGGTAACTCAGACAATAAAATGATGCAACGTGTTTACGGAACAGCCTTTTTTGATAAAAAAGAATTAAAAGAATACTTAAAAATGCGTGAAGAAGCCAAAGAACGTGACCACCGTAAATTAGGTAAAGAACTTGATTTATTCATGGTTAACCCTGATGTAGGTTCTGGTCTGCCATTCTGGTTACCAAAAGGTGCGACTATTCGCCGTGTCGTTGAACGCTACATCGTGGATAAAGAAATTAGTTTAGGTTACCAACATGTATACACTCCGATTATGGCAGATGTAGAAATGTACAAACGTTCAGGTCATTGGGATCACTATCATGAAGACATGTTCCCACCAATGGATATGGGTGACGGCGAGATGTTAGTGTTACGTCCAATGAACTGTCCACATCACATGATGGTTTATAAAAATGATATCCATAGCTACCGTGAATTACCAATTCGTATTGCTGAACTTGGTATGATGCACCGTTACGAAAAATCTGGGGCGTTATCTGGTTTAGCTCGTGTTCGTGAAATGACTTTAAATGATGGTCATACATTTGTTCGTCCTGATCAAATTAAAGATGAGTTTATGAGAACACTTGACTTAATGGTTAAAGTATACGAAGACTTTAACATCGATAACTATCGTTTGCGTTTAAGTTTACGTGACCCTAAAAATACTGAAAAATACTTTGATGATGATGAAATGTGGGAAAAAGCAGAAACAACATTACGTGCTGCCTTAGTTGAAGCTGGCGTTGAATTCTTCGAAGCAGAAGGAGAAGCAGCCTTCTACGGACCTAAGATGGACGTTCAAATTAAAACAGCTTTAGGAACAGAAGAAACATTGTCTACTATTCAATTAGACTTCCTATTACCAGAGCGTTTTGATTTAACTTACGTGGGTGAAGATGGGGAAAATAATCACCGTCCAGTAGTTATTCACCGTGGTATCGTGTCTACAATGGAACGTTTTGTAGCTCACTTAACTGAAGTTCATAAAGGAGCATTCCCAACTTGGTTAGCACCAGTTCAAGGAACAATCATTCCTGTAAACTTAGATTTACATAGTGATTATGCTTTTGAAATCAAAGAAAAATTAGATATGCATGGTTTGCGTTTTGAAGTGGATACTCGTAATGAAAAAATGGGTTACAAGATTCGTGAATCTCAAACTCAAAAAGTACCATATCAAATTGTGGTTGGAGATAAAGAATTAGAAAACGGTGGCGTAAATATTCGTCGTTACGGAAGCAAAGAAACAAGTGAGATGAACGTTGATATGTTTGTTGAATCAGTTGTCGCTGACGTGAAAAACTATAGCCGTAAATAA
- a CDS encoding ABC transporter permease translates to MRFKEFVFKNTIRNKSLYMAYFFSTLTTVMTFFTFAVFAFHPKLNGDLHMAVKAGMITSSVIIYIFSFFYVLYSMDIFLQSRKKEFGLLLIQGMSPKQLRKMVFQENTIVGFLSTVVGTFVGIFFSQLILWLSKITMRVDLGFYFPVKAIAVTFVSFILLFMIISFFIQFKIPKMDVQELLKSQDMGKGEVKASAIKSILAIVLIGVGYAVALMVQGMQVVMAMVPVIILVILGTRFLFNQLSVFVVNALKKNENRFWKKTNMLVFSDLSFRMKDNARSFFLVAVITTVAFSAIGTLTGFKEMTLSGINSMPYDYSITENPEQADKTEEHVSIINETLKKNEVKADEYQVTPLSVPNSVGQETIPSVLKVSQYNEIAKKIGEKELTVDDKSAVSLKDLSAPDAEMLTGQKSDRPTEFTMSESQKLSITQVEVKQAVWPTYSGTYVVSDTNFDKLKENNKMTVMHAWLVNEGSFEQQKQAGDALGKNKAFERVDAKASTIQMITDSYAPILFIGFFIGIIFFISAGSFLYFRLYSDMAVDIEKFSMIHKLGFSKKEMKKVVYQQVGILFFTPIVVSCIHGAVALTAMYALFGKGLQITALYVLGAFIVIQIVYYLIARVFYFNKLYRSVAS, encoded by the coding sequence ATGAGATTTAAGGAGTTTGTCTTTAAAAATACGATTCGAAATAAGAGTCTTTATATGGCGTATTTCTTTAGTACCTTAACGACTGTTATGACTTTCTTTACCTTTGCAGTCTTTGCTTTTCATCCAAAATTAAATGGTGATCTTCATATGGCTGTCAAAGCTGGGATGATTACGTCTAGTGTGATTATCTACATTTTTTCTTTCTTTTATGTATTGTACTCAATGGATATTTTCCTCCAATCTCGTAAGAAAGAATTTGGTTTGTTGCTCATTCAAGGGATGTCACCTAAACAATTAAGGAAAATGGTTTTCCAAGAAAATACAATCGTTGGTTTTCTTTCAACTGTTGTCGGAACGTTTGTGGGAATTTTCTTTTCACAATTAATTTTATGGTTAAGTAAAATCACCATGCGTGTTGATTTAGGTTTTTATTTTCCAGTAAAAGCAATTGCTGTAACTTTTGTTTCTTTTATTTTACTTTTCATGATTATATCATTCTTCATCCAATTTAAAATACCAAAAATGGACGTTCAAGAATTATTAAAGAGCCAAGATATGGGTAAAGGTGAAGTGAAAGCGTCTGCGATTAAATCAATTTTAGCGATTGTTTTAATTGGTGTAGGTTACGCCGTTGCTTTAATGGTTCAAGGTATGCAGGTTGTTATGGCCATGGTACCAGTTATCATTTTAGTCATTTTAGGAACACGTTTCTTATTTAATCAATTAAGTGTTTTTGTTGTTAACGCCCTTAAAAAAAATGAAAATCGTTTCTGGAAAAAAACAAATATGTTAGTTTTTTCTGATTTAAGTTTTAGAATGAAAGACAATGCCCGTTCATTCTTCTTAGTTGCAGTCATTACAACTGTTGCATTTTCTGCGATTGGAACATTGACTGGTTTTAAAGAAATGACGTTAAGTGGTATTAATTCAATGCCATATGATTACTCAATAACAGAAAATCCAGAACAAGCGGATAAAACAGAAGAACACGTTTCAATTATTAATGAAACATTGAAAAAAAATGAGGTGAAAGCTGACGAGTATCAAGTCACACCTTTATCAGTTCCTAATTCAGTCGGTCAAGAAACGATACCAAGTGTTTTAAAAGTTTCTCAATACAATGAGATTGCTAAAAAAATTGGTGAAAAAGAATTAACAGTTGATGACAAGTCAGCAGTCTCTCTGAAAGATTTAAGTGCTCCCGATGCTGAAATGCTGACAGGTCAAAAGAGTGATAGACCAACAGAATTTACAATGAGTGAATCACAAAAATTAAGTATCACACAAGTCGAAGTGAAACAAGCTGTATGGCCAACGTATAGTGGAACTTATGTTGTATCCGATACTAACTTTGATAAATTAAAAGAGAACAACAAAATGACTGTCATGCATGCATGGTTAGTTAACGAAGGTAGTTTTGAACAACAAAAACAAGCAGGTGACGCTTTAGGTAAGAATAAAGCCTTTGAGAGAGTTGATGCTAAAGCAAGTACGATCCAAATGATTACAGATTCTTATGCACCAATATTATTTATCGGCTTCTTTATCGGAATTATCTTCTTCATCTCAGCCGGAAGTTTCCTTTACTTCAGATTATACAGTGATATGGCTGTTGACATTGAGAAATTCAGCATGATTCATAAATTAGGTTTTAGTAAAAAAGAAATGAAAAAAGTGGTGTATCAACAAGTTGGCATTTTATTCTTTACGCCCATTGTTGTGTCATGTATTCACGGAGCAGTCGCTCTAACAGCGATGTATGCCTTGTTTGGCAAAGGACTACAAATAACAGCACTTTATGTTCTAGGTGCCTTTATTGTTATTCAAATTGTGTATTACTTAATCGCAAGAGTTTTCTATTTCAACAAATTATATCGTTCAGTAGCAAGTTAA
- a CDS encoding ATP-binding cassette domain-containing protein, whose translation MKLIIDNLEKDFKEKKVIDQASFEFKKGKIYGLLGRNGAGKTTLFNCISKDINYDSGNIFLEDETENKAYKETDIGLVHATPNVPDFMTGYEFIKFFIDMNAHQMKNIRTPDSYLSKVGIKKEDRHRLMKEYSHGMKNKVQMIATMMIQPPVLLLDEPLTSFDVVAAHEMKELILSMKSESVVIFSTHILQLAQDLCDEIVLLHNGKLRGIPASSIHDADFEEEIVRLLSEEDGGISNE comes from the coding sequence ATGAAATTAATTATAGATAATCTTGAAAAGGATTTCAAAGAGAAAAAAGTGATAGATCAAGCTTCCTTTGAATTCAAAAAGGGAAAAATCTACGGATTATTAGGCCGTAATGGGGCAGGTAAAACAACGTTGTTTAACTGTATTTCTAAAGATATAAACTATGATTCTGGTAATATTTTTTTAGAGGATGAGACAGAAAATAAAGCATATAAAGAAACAGACATTGGTTTAGTTCATGCAACACCTAATGTCCCTGATTTTATGACAGGTTACGAGTTTATCAAATTTTTCATTGATATGAATGCCCATCAAATGAAAAATATTCGAACACCTGATTCGTATCTTTCAAAAGTGGGAATCAAAAAAGAAGACCGTCATCGTTTGATGAAGGAATATTCTCATGGAATGAAAAATAAAGTACAGATGATCGCAACCATGATGATTCAACCACCTGTGTTACTCTTAGATGAACCTTTAACATCTTTTGATGTGGTAGCAGCTCATGAGATGAAAGAACTGATTCTTTCTATGAAATCAGAATCAGTGGTAATATTCTCCACACATATTTTACAGCTAGCTCAAGATTTATGTGATGAAATCGTGTTACTGCATAACGGTAAATTAAGAGGCATCCCAGCAAGTTCAATTCATGACGCTGACTTCGAAGAAGAAATCGTTCGTTTGTTATCTGAAGAAGACGGCGGAATCAGCAATGAATGA
- the proC gene encoding pyrroline-5-carboxylate reductase: MNIGIFGAGHMGSAMIKGWLRSEAISPNDLLVRGGRRGTAQTLQEELQFKLTNDNQAFLEQDIIFLAVNTPLILSILKELKETLQDKVIPIVSVSAGVSVKEMQAVMGGSYPLAQAIPNTPVQINQGITGIVYAENIASESKELIQTSFNYLGELVEITEDKIGIFGTLAGCGPAFVDVFMEALSDGAVLNGMDRDMAYHVAAKMVASSANLLLETGKHPGELKDGVTSPGGTTIKGITALEKEGFRYATINAIDTIMN, encoded by the coding sequence ATGAATATTGGAATTTTTGGCGCAGGCCATATGGGGAGTGCTATGATCAAGGGATGGTTGCGTTCTGAGGCTATATCACCTAATGACTTACTCGTTAGAGGTGGACGACGTGGCACTGCTCAAACACTTCAAGAGGAACTACAATTTAAATTAACCAATGATAATCAAGCTTTTTTAGAACAAGATATTATTTTTCTTGCTGTGAATACACCTTTAATTTTATCTATTTTGAAAGAATTAAAAGAAACATTACAAGATAAAGTCATTCCGATTGTTTCAGTTTCAGCGGGTGTCTCAGTGAAAGAAATGCAAGCTGTCATGGGAGGATCTTATCCTTTAGCTCAAGCAATTCCAAATACACCGGTTCAAATCAATCAAGGTATTACTGGTATTGTATATGCCGAGAATATAGCATCTGAAAGTAAAGAACTCATTCAGACTAGTTTCAATTACTTAGGAGAATTAGTAGAAATAACCGAAGATAAAATCGGGATTTTTGGTACATTAGCTGGCTGTGGCCCTGCTTTTGTGGATGTCTTCATGGAAGCTTTAAGTGACGGTGCTGTCCTTAACGGTATGGACCGAGACATGGCTTACCACGTAGCCGCCAAAATGGTCGCAAGCTCAGCCAACCTTTTACTAGAAACAGGCAAACACCCAGGAGAACTAAAAGACGGCGTAACCTCACCAGGAGGGACAACCATCAAAGGCATCACAGCCCTCGAAAAAGAAGGCTTTAGATACGCCACGATTAATGCGATAGATACAATTATGAACTAG